Proteins found in one Plasmodium knowlesi strain H genome assembly, chromosome: 12 genomic segment:
- a CDS encoding GPI transamidase subunit PIG-U, putative, whose product MMNHRRGSTPAKGAHKSRYWHLATTVLCFFIVRITTFYVIHILQGSEYKYIDQLIALEREGNNQHGALHKRGHLSQPTERIHYFNSEQMNSTKDLQEYFQRNKRNGKIKQFLLKNDSMHYSFNSDLYNLKYIYESDILGRLSADVYSSLTVRINPLLLKALQFVLFREIPIKSGITKGNRNGRSGEGATSRGVEPFSLNRPELRFFLLICAVDLLIGVLLFLITQRLARWEVYFRYVNEDTRDAQWNLIDPILLMNIYLNNPLTILSNSFLSFDNFKLLLITTSFYLTLRRIRSEASPPQSSTPNLIAILFVNAMLLYITSFHFILVLIGVNHLLIYIHQGIMYKYKLKVPLNFLHMLLILLQNLALLIATLALYALLLLASAYVNSGSFSFLNNTLINEYKVLFLLPNLGNYWYLFSTTFRDYYHSFLFLFHFHVFFYPLPLLFRLVKTPLIYLKIMISIALVFHPNITVNDIVFSLLLLVIDYKRTVYAIPFIKLIIIMLGNLGLFFVTTNLWLRKNTGNANYVFFNQLIVFNITTFIITSSIKFYIRVQTPERQLQEGKCIVVSKEKTKFNLFQTLKETFV is encoded by the exons atgatGAACCACCGCAGAGGATCTACACCCGCGAAAGGTGCGCACAAGTCCAGGTACTGGCATTTAGCTACAACGGTCCTTTGCTTCTTCATCGTGAGAATAACAACCTTCTATGTCATACACATTCTACAAGGAAGTGAATACAAATACATTGACCAGTTAATAGCTcttgaaagggaagggaataaCCAACATGGAGCTCTCCACAAAAGAGGACATCTATCCCAGCCAACAGAGAGGATACATTATTTCAACTccgaacaaatgaacagtaCAAAGGATCTGcaagaatattttcaaaggaacaaaagaaatggaaaaataaaacagtttTTACTAAAAAATGATTCCATGCATTATTCATTCAATTCAGATTTATATAATTTAAAGTACATCTATGAAAGTGATATTTTGGGACGCCTCTCTGCAGATGTGTATTCCTCACTCACTGTGCGAATTAACCCTCTCCTTCTTAAAGCGTTGCAGTTTGTGCTTTTTCGGGAGATTCCTATTAAAAGTGGGATCACAAAAGGGAATAGGAACGGTAGAAGTGGTGAAGGTGCTACGTCCCGAGGGGTAGAACCTTTCTCGTTGAATAGACCTGAATTacgtttcttcctcctcatctgCGCAGTCGACCTACTTATAGGCGTGCTCCTATTCCTAATAACGCAACGCTTGGCAAGATGGGAAGTCTACTTCCGCTATGTTAATGAAGACACCAGAGACGCACAGTGGAACCTGATAGACCCAATTCTGCTTATGAATATTTACCTGAACAATCCCCTCACGATCCTATCCAACAGTTTCCTCTCGTTTGATAATTTTAAGCTCCTCCTAATAACTAcatctttttatttaacccTTAGAAGAATCAGAAGCGAAGCCTCGCCCCCCCAATCGTCTACACCAAACCTTATTGCAATCCTCTTTGTAAATGCCATGCTTCTCTACATCACATCCTTTCACTTTATCCTTGTTCTCATTGGTGTAAATCACCTTTTGATTTACATCCACCAGGGGATAATGTACAAGTACAAACTTAAGGTTCCACTTAACTTCCTACATATGCTTCTGATCCTTCTGCAAAATTTGGCTTTGCTCATCGCCACTCTAGCTCTCTATGCCCTCCTCCTTCTCGCCTCTGCCTACGTCAATTCAGGATCTTTT TCTTTCCTAAACAACACACTAATTAACGAATACAAGGTCCTCTTCCTACTTCCCAATTTGGGGAATTATTGGTACCTCTTCTCCACG ACCTTCCGGGACTATTaccattcctttttattcctcttccaT TTCCACGTATTTTTCTACCCCCTCCCTCTCCTCTTCCGACTGGTGAAGACACCACtgatttatttaaaaatcaTGATTTCT ATTGCTTTAGTTTTTCATCCCAACATAACGGTGAACGACATTGTATTTTCTTTG CTGCTGCTCGTAATTGATTACAAAAGGACAGTTTATGCCATCCCCTTCATCAAACTG ATAATCATAATGCTGGGAAATTTGGGGCTCTTCTTTGTCACAACAAATTTGTGGTTGCGCAAAAACACGGGTAATGCCAACTACGTCTTTTTTAACCAATTGATCGTTTTCAACATAACGA cTTTTATCATAACAAGTAGCATAAAATTTTACATCCGCGTCCAAACGCCGGAGAGACAACTGCAGGAGGGAAAATGCATCGTCGTATCGAAGGAGAAAACCAAGTTCAACCTTTTCCAAACTTTGAAGGAGACATTTGTGTAG
- a CDS encoding elongation factor Tu, putative, producing the protein MISAKGNLRVVLPGGGLPSLVRSGSRVVDILGSSHHGGRGNYNINIQGRRGKAFFLPRRHFAIGVFERKKPHMNIGTIGHVDHGKTTLTAAITKVCASLKRATFKSYEEIDKTPEEQKRGITINATHVEYETEKRHYSHIDCPGHLDYVKNMITGTSQMDGSILVVSAYDGLMPQTKEHVLLSRQIGIEKMIVYLNKIDMCEDKELVDLVELEIRELLSFHKYDGDNIPFIKGSALKALNDDQSEYGVPSILKLLDACDNYIDEPKRKMDLPFLMSIDDVLQISGKGTVATGRVEQGTLKLNDSVEIMGIKEKPIKTVVTGIEMFRKTLDAAQAGDQIGVMLKNVKRNDLTRGMVITKVPNLKTYKSFESDVYVLKNEEGGRKNPFSSYYRPQAYIRTADVNCAVILNEDTQVANPGDNIKCTIELMYPLALTSGLRFSLREGGKTVASGIITKVI; encoded by the coding sequence ATGATAAGCGCAAAGGGAAACCTTCGGGTGGTGCTTCCGGGGGGTGGTCTCCCATCGTTGGTACGTTCGGGAAGTCGGGTGGTAGACATATTGGGAAGTAGCCATCACGGTGGAAGGGGTAATTATAACATCAACATTCAGGGGAGGAGAGGAAAGGCATTCTTCCTCCCACGGAGACACTTCGCCATAGGAGTTTTcgaaaggaagaagccaCATATGAATATAGGAACTATAGGGCATGTGGACCATGGAAAGACGACACTCACAGCTGCCATAACAAAAGTATGCGCAAGTTTAAAGAGAGCGACATTCAAATCGTATGAAGAAATAGATAAAACACCAGAAGAGCAAAAGAGAGGAATCACCATCAATGCAACCCATGTAGAATacgaaacagaaaaaagacaCTACAGCCATATAGATTGCCCAGGGCATTTAGATTATGTGAAGAATATGATTACGGGTACATCACAGATGGATGGATCCATCCTAGTCGTTTCTGCTTATGATGGCTTAATGCCACAGACGAAGGAGCATGTCTTATTATCAAGACAGataggaatagaaaagatgATTGTTTATTTGAATAAAATAGATATGTGTGAAGATAAGGAGCTAGTGGATTTGGTTGAGTTAGAAATAAGAGAACTACTCTCCTTTCATAAATACGATGGGGACAATATCCCCTTCATCAAAGGTTCAGCTCTTAAAGCATTAAACGATGATCAGTCTGAATATGGAGTTCCTTCCATCTTGAAACTACTAGATGCTTGCGACAATTATATTGATGAacccaaaagaaaaatggatcTACCTTTTCTCATGAGCATTGATGATGTTCTGCAAATATCAGGAAAAGGAACTGTCGCAACGGGGAGAGTAGAACAAGGAACATTGAAGCTGAATGATTCTGTTGAAATCATGGGAATCAAGGAGAAGCCAATAAAAACTGTTGTCACAGGAATTGAAATGTTTAGGAAAACGCTAGATGCAGCTCAAGCGGGCGACCAAATTGGAGTGAtgttgaaaaatgtaaaaagaaaCGACTTAACCAGAGGGATGGTAATTACTAAAGTACCAAATCTTAAGACATACAAATCCTTCGAAAGTGATGTATacgttttgaaaaatgaggaaggagGTAGGAAGAATCCATTTTCGTCTTACTACAGACCCCAGGCATACATACGAACAGCAGATGTAAACTGCGCTGTCATTCTCAATGAAGATACGCAGGTTGCCAATCCAGGGGATAACATCAAGTGTACAATTGAGCTCATGTACCCTTTGGCTCTGACTAGCGGGCTCCGCTTTTCTCTTCGTGAAGGGGGCAAGACAGTCGCCTCCGGTATCATAACGAAGGTCATCTAA
- a CDS encoding CTLH domain-containing protein, putative, which translates to MEEKPNQALSTPPVEGMLAEENVEEDAPEEETEERCGVSTGSNQSHSIGKKDNIDEVFKIVEEKIDKDVALVDDASKAIMMLSGVCSLGQSDRGVEEGGKKNTFMQKNVHNEGNGNCAAGTVVAQGSGDCSKGATQYKGEVTHEGETNNIGKSTLHNDTMINRDKCDDSDSNCDVDTWSNVSYLSVDEDSLYNEVAEVYAPTPKREQGKCKREEMRRQMLKCDEEAERQAQQARQRGEPSPEQELPGQPPPVMESPPLTPLSEGTQDDFSKKLSLNAIDKSFIQIPLKCILNSFRNIQRELEKNFTIITLFIEKKLLNLTDEVYLNKLNTIIEKMESLRSKVLESKMLLNKYVNRLASRLKYIYFEGDIQLENLKHDFRFEMYENRINWLVDGYLSRYGFFDTVQIFSKRYKLKNYSDADVYKEYLDIISELKNYNIKPALEWCQKYKSQLKKIDSNVEAELHLQFVISVISENKFLEAIEYIKKTVSKPDEQISPDIKFLVTYIGLYGSNEKRHSTDALRRFNRRRWSKVIKSFQHVYSEITGVLNKPLLELLLKAGISVVKTEQCGKNKSTKCPTCINELKHTIKEVPHIQKTKSFFVCPYTSEVMDEKNPPFTTPAGHVFSEKAISLFVKSEDMFECPVTGEKYRMHDLSRLFI; encoded by the coding sequence ATGGAAGAGAAGCCCAATCAGGCATTAAGTACCCCCCCTGTGGAGGGCATGCTTGCAGAGGAGAATGTGGAAGAAGATGCTCCTGAAGAAGAGACGGAAGAGAGATGTGGAGTCtcaacaggaagtaaccaaAGTCACTCCATCGGTAAGAAGGATAACATAGACGAGGTGTTCAAAATTGTAGAAGAGAAAATAGATAAAGATGTGGCCCTCGTTGATGATGCATCGAAGGCCATTATGATGTTAAGTGGGGTGTGTTCCTTGGGTCAGTCAGATCGGGGAGTTGaggagggaggaaaaaaaaacacgttTATGCAGAAGAACGTACACAATGAGGGCAATGGTAATTGTGCCGCAGGAACCGTAGTTGCACAGGGTAGTGGCGACTGCTCCAAGGGGGCTACGCAATATAAAGGAGAAGTAACAcatgaaggagaaacaaaCAACATCGGGAAAAGTACCCTCCACAATGATACTATGATCAATCGTGATAAGTGCGATGATTCCGATAGCAACTGCGATGTGGATACGTGGTCTAACGTGAGTTATCTGTCAGTGGATGAGGACAGCCTGTACAACGAGGTGGCCGAGGTGTACGCGCCTACGCCGAAGCGGGAGCAGGGAAAGTGCAAGAGGGAGGAAATGAGGCGGCAGATGTTGAAGTGCGACGAGGAGGCGGAGAGACAGGCACAACAGGCGCGCCAAAGAGGTGAACCATCTCCAGAGCAAGAGCTACCAGGACAGCCTCCTCCGGTGATGGAGTCTCCGCCCCTAACCCCGTTGTCTGAGGGAACCCAAGACGATTTTTCCAAGAAGTTGTCCCTGAACGCAATAGACAAGTCATTCATACAGATCCCGTTGAAGTGTATCCTGAACTCTTTCCGAAATATTCAAAGGGAGCTAGAAAAGAACTTCACCATCATCACGTTGTTCATAGAGAAGAAGTTACTGAACTTAACGGACGAGGTTTATCTGAACAAGCTAAATACTATTATCGAGAAAATGGAATCATTACGGAGCAAAGTGCTGGAATCAAAGATGCTTTTGAATAAATATGTTAACCGTTTGGCTAGTCGATTgaaatacatttattttgaGGGAGATATCCAGTTAGAAAATTTGAAGCATGATTTTCGCTTCGAAATGTATGAGAATAGAATTAATTGGCTAGTCGACGGGTACTTATCTAGATACGGTTTTTTTGATACGGtccaaatattttcaaaaaggtacaaattgaaaaattattcagaTGCAGATGTGTACAAAGAATATCTAGACATAATAAGTGAGCTCAAAAATTACAACATCAAGCCGGCACTAGAGTGGTGCCAAAAATACAAGTctcagttaaaaaaaatcgatTCGAATGTAGAAGCAGAGTTGCATCTACAATTTGTTATTAGTGTAATTTCTGAAAACAAATTTCTTGAAGCCAttgaatatataaaaaaaacagtttcTAAACCGGATGAGCAGATTTCCCCTGATATCAAGTTCCTCGTGACATACATTGGGCTCTACGGATCCAACGAGAAGAGACACTCCACAGATGCATTACGCCGATTCAATCGGAGAAGATGGAGTAAAGTTATAAAATCCTTCCAACATGTCTATTCAGAAATAACGGGTGTCCTGAACAAGCCTCTGTTAGAACTGCTACTGAAAGCTGGAATTTCGGTCGTCAAAACGGAGCAGTgtggaaagaacaaatcTACTAAATGCCCTACGTGTATCAATGAACTTAAGCACACTATTAAGGAGGTTCCACATATACAGAAAACCAAGAGCTTCTTTGTTTGTCCCTACACCAGTGAAGTGATGGACGAGAAGAATCCGCCCTTCACCACCCCTGCGGGACACGTTTTTTCCGAAAAAGCCATCTCCCTGTTCGTTAAGTCGGAAGATATGTTCGAGTGCCCCGTCACGGGGGAGAAGTACCGCATGCATGATCTGTCTCGACTTTTCATTTGA